AACCGGCAAGGGCCGGCACCAACCTTCATGTAATAGTCGCGTGGGTTTTGAATGCATGCCCGGGGGTGTTCTTGAGACGCGTGAAGATAGTGTACAGTCTCGTTGACCCCGTTGGCAAGGGGGTAGCCGACATACTCTCGAGAGAGTATAGCGTCGATGCATGCCCTTCGCGGGATTGCACTGTCGTCGGGCTGGAGGCCGATACCCCATACCTGGATAATCTTGACGACATCTTACCAGGGTACGACGGCTACGTGATTATCTCTAGGCACGCCTCCACGAGCGGCAAGCCTACACTGAGTGTGCACCACACCGGTAACCCTACCCGTGAGGCTATCCTTGGAGGCAAGCCGGAGACCCTCGAGTGGGCTTGGCCGAGTCTAGCCGCTGCCCTGCTACGCACCTATCGCGCGGTGGCAGCTAGACTAGGGTTGCTAGAGAAGTACGAGGTTACCCTTGAGGCGACACACCATGGGCCCACAAGGGTGCCTAAACCAGTCGTCTTCATCGAGGTGGGTAGCACTGAAGCCGCGTGGAGGGACGAGAGGGCTCTCCGCGCCCTCGCCGAGACCCTTTACGAGACTATAATCTCTCAGGAGGGGTTCCGGGGCTGCGAGTGCAGCACCATAGCATCGGGTTTCGGTGACACGCACTACCCGAGGCTACACACTAGACTCCTCCTGGAGGAGGGCTATTGCTATGCTCACATACTGTCCAAGCACGTGTTGCGGAGTGTCACAGAGAATGTGGTACGCCAATCGATGACCAAGAGTGTCGAGAGGGTTGAGAAAGCCGTGGCTGCTAAGGTACCGGGCGCGGCAAGGAGGCTCGTCGAGAGGATAGCCAACGAGTTGGGTATCGAGGTTGAGAAGAGGGGTTGAGAAGGCTCTACCTCCTCTTTACGGCTAGCTTTCTCTTCAGCATCTTTAGGCGGATTACCTCTTCCCTCATGCGCTCGTCTAGAACCAGCTTTATGTACTTGATCGTCTTCTCGTACCTTGGTATGATCTGGTTGTCGATAGCGTTTATCAGCCTCTGCGTCTCGCGTAGCTCATTAATCAGCTTCCTCAGGGCTATCTCTGTCTCGGCGAGCTTGAGCATCGACTCCAGACCCTCTATCAACAGCTTCCTCGCGAACACTAGCCTCGGGACAGTGCGCAGAGGGCTAGGCAGCACCTTCGGGATGGTCTCGTGTTTCAGATTGAGAGCTGGGACGCGAACAGCGAACAGCACCCTCTCTTGAATGTCAACGCGCAACTCGGGGGATACTGTGCGCGCGAACGCGTGTATCGGGTCGAAGCCCGCCTCGGCAGACGCCATCATAAACTCCTCGTAAGCCCGCATCAAAGCCTCCGATACCTTCTTGTAGCTCTCCTCATACTCGTCTATACTTTGACGAATGTATAGTAGGAGGACGTCACGCT
The Pyrolobus fumarii 1A DNA segment above includes these coding regions:
- a CDS encoding V-type ATP synthase subunit D, coding for MALERKVLPTKINLIRLRREYRAIRRIRRVLEEKRDVLLLYIRQSIDEYEESYKKVSEALMRAYEEFMMASAEAGFDPIHAFARTVSPELRVDIQERVLFAVRVPALNLKHETIPKVLPSPLRTVPRLVFARKLLIEGLESMLKLAETEIALRKLINELRETQRLINAIDNQIIPRYEKTIKYIKLVLDERMREEVIRLKMLKRKLAVKRR
- a CDS encoding D-aminoacyl-tRNA deacylase, which translates into the protein MKIVYSLVDPVGKGVADILSREYSVDACPSRDCTVVGLEADTPYLDNLDDILPGYDGYVIISRHASTSGKPTLSVHHTGNPTREAILGGKPETLEWAWPSLAAALLRTYRAVAARLGLLEKYEVTLEATHHGPTRVPKPVVFIEVGSTEAAWRDERALRALAETLYETIISQEGFRGCECSTIASGFGDTHYPRLHTRLLLEEGYCYAHILSKHVLRSVTENVVRQSMTKSVERVEKAVAAKVPGAARRLVERIANELGIEVEKRG